A window of the Lolium perenne isolate Kyuss_39 chromosome 7, Kyuss_2.0, whole genome shotgun sequence genome harbors these coding sequences:
- the LOC139833911 gene encoding uncharacterized protein, which translates to MVANDWLRSVNKDLVTIGCTDAEKVRFAAHLLEGPTASWWENFQITHPIAEVTWAIFEDVFRTAHISSGVMDLKRAEFLNLRQGHRSVSEYIEEFSNLARYAPEDSNTDAKRKERFLKGLNAELMIHLSVVYLPTYQSLCDKAITLENTMKQVEKRKRKHSYDKHGSGPPHKMRSYGEGSGGSGYHKDGNNDGGSKHQHHNGNGHHHNGHKSYHHPNSGKGNGSHHGTNNVSNHNNGNRSGKRDISQVECFKCRKTGHYANECPEKDSKEAKKAEEARKPNPFRKGHVNHVNVEELYDEPDAVIGTFLINNSSALVLFDSGASHSFISRAFVDKNKLPTETIGCPLRVSSPGGEMLVSAGCRQLTLEIGKHKFPVDLIILESQGLDVILGMDWMTAYGGIIDCTKKTVTLTTPAKKRIRFNSTFELKGSKVNSLKGVSLEDVPVVREYPDVFPEELPGLPPDRDVEFLIELLPGTGPIAKRPYKMDVDELKELKKQLKEQIEKGFIRPSSSSWGAPVLFVEKKDSIKRLVMDYRSLNEMTIKNKYPLPNINDLFDQLKGAKVFSKIDLRSGYFQLKIREEDIPKIAFTTRYGIFHDHDEQGELPEELCEHFKDLRLEIVPEGCLASLEVQPTLMDKIREAQKSDKEIEVIKANMSEGKAKGFHEDEQGTIWFEKRICVPQDPELRKLILQEAHNSPYSIHHGNNKMYMDIKERFWWTNLKRDIVEYIALCDVYSRVKVEHQKPAGLLQPLPVPEWKWENIGMDFITGLP; encoded by the exons ATGGTGGCCAATGATTGGCTACGTTCTGTGAACAAGGACTTGGTGACCATAGGATGCACTGACGCTGAGAAGGTCAGATTTGCTGCTCATCTACTGGAAGGACCTACAGCTAGTTGGTGGGAGAATTTCCAAATCACTCATCCAATAGCAGAGGTGACTTGGGCAATCTTTGAGGATGTTTTTCGTACCGCTCACATTTCCTCTGGAGTGATGGACCTGAAGAGGGCTGAATTCCTAAACCTCAGACAAGGTCATCGCAGTGTGTCTGAATACATAGAAGAGTTCAGCAACTTGGCGCGCTATGCGCCGGAAGATAGCAACACGGATgccaagaggaaggaaagatttcttaaGGGACTGAATGCCGAGCTGATGATTCATCTATCAGTGGTTTACTTGCCCACTTACCAGTCACTGTGTGACAAAGCTATAACCCTAGAGAACACAATGAAGCAAGTGGAGAAAAGGAAGAGAAAACATAGCTACGACAAACATGGTTCAGGACCACCACATAAGATGCGCTCTTATGGTGAAGGCAGTGGAGGTTCTGGATATCACAAGGATGGAAACAATGATGGAGGAAGTAAGCATCAGCACCACAATGGAAATGGCCACCATCACAATGGCCATAAGAGCTATCATCACCCCAACTCTGGAAAAGGAAATGGCAGCCACCATGGAACCAACAATGTCTCTAACCACAACAATGGCAACCGTTCTGGGAAGAGAGATATCAGTCAAGTTGAATGCTTCAAGTGTAGGAAGACGGGACATTATGCCAATGAATGTCCTGAGAAGGATTCTAAAGAAGCAAAGAAGGCCGAAGAGGCAAGGAAGCCGAACCCATTCCGGAAAGGACATGTTAACCACGTCAATGTGGAGGAACTATATGATGAACCCGATGCAGTAATCGGTACGTTCCTGATTAACAACTCCTCAGCACTTGTCCTATTTGATAGTggtgcatcgcattcattcatttcaAGAGCATTTGTGGATAAGAATAAACTACCCACTGAAACAATAGGGTGCCCTCTTAGAGTAAGCTCCCCAGGGGGAGAGATGTTAGTAAGTGCTGGATGCAGACAACTAACCCTAGAAATTGGAAAGCATAAGTTCCCAGTCGACTTGATAATACTGGAATCCCAAGGTTTAGATGTAATcctgggaatggattggatgaccGCCTATGGAGGCATAATAGATTGTACAAAGAAAACCGTTACACTCACAACCCCAGCAAAGAAACGAATCCGTTTCAACTCAACCTTTGAGCTTAAAGGTAGTAAGGTCAACTCTCTTAAGGGGGTTAGCCTAGAAGATGTACCCGTTGTGAGGGAATATCCGGATGTCTTCCCGGAAGAGTTGCCAGGATTGCCACCTGATAGAGATGTTGAGTTTCTCATTGAACTTTTGCCTGGTACTGGACCCATAGCCAAGAGACCATACAAGATGGATGTTGATGAACTAAAGGAGCTCAAGAAGCAGCTTAAGGAGCAAATTGAGAAAGGATTTATTCGACCTAGTTCATCATCTTGGGGAGCACCTGTGCTGTTTGTTGAGAAGAAAGACTCTATCAAACGATTAGTGATGGACTACCGTTCGCTGAATGAGATGACGATTAAAAACAAGTACCCATTGCCCAACATCAATGACTTGTTCGACCAATTGAAGGGAGCAAAGgtattctccaagatagatcttcgaTCGggttacttccaattgaagatccggGAGGAGGATATACCTAAGATCGCATTCACAACTAGATACGGCATATTTCATGACCATGATGAACAAG GAGAACTACCTGAGGAGTTGTGTGAGCATTTCAAAGATCTCCGACTGGAGATTGTGCCAGAAGGTTGTTTGGCATCGCTTGAAGTTCAGCCAACCCTAATGGATAAGATTAGAGAAGCTCAGAAGTCAGACAAAGAAATAGAAGTAATCAAGGCCAATATGAGTGAAGGCAAAGCAAAGGGATTTCATGAGGATGAGCAAGGAACCATATGGTTCGAGAAGCGAATTTGTGTGCCTCAAGACCCAGAACTTAGGAAGTTGATTCTTCAAGAAGCACACAactcaccatactccattcatcatgGTAACAATAAGATGTACATGGACATAAAGGAAAGGTTCTGGTGGACTAACTTGAAGAGAGACATCGTCGAGTATATTGCACTGTGTGATGTTTATAGCAGAGTCAAAGTGGAACATCAAAAACCAGCAGGATTGTTGCAACCCTTGCCAGTACCAGAGTGGAAGTGGGAAAATATTggcatggactttatcaccggattgCCATAG